The genomic segment AGGCTTTTTATTTGAAGCAGAAATTAAATTCCGACATCAAAAGactacatttgtttttaaaaaaaaagaagaaaaaaaaagcagtgtgccctgtgactctTTTGCTGAATCTAACATAAGCAAGTGCGTCAATGTTAGGAAGTGGCATACATGTCATTTTAGTGAGTGACGTGGTGAGGTTTGTGGCTGGTGAAGCACTGGTAGCTGATGGTAGGGTCTTGAATGCCCCTGTCAACCTTGCATTTTTCATCTGCTGTGTTATGCAATTCGCAAAACAAAACTTCTTGACACTATTTGGCAAATTAACATTCTGTtcacaaatatactgtataccatTGACCACTCACAAGTGTGGGTCAAATTTTGACCagttttgaaaatgtcttgcTTTCTTCAATGATGCAATGTTGATGgctgaacaaaaatattgtttagGGGGTTgcctgaaaagtgatgatttcatATTTAGCACTGGATTCTAAGCTAACAAACGGATGCCTTCTATTGCTGGTTTGGACATCAAGTGGTTAAAACAATGCAGAGGAAGAGATGTGATCATCTTTAAAGCACGTGTGGATAGTTTATTTTAAGATGAAATTTGTATTGTTAATAATATGCGAAAATCAttctgtttttgtactttgcctGGTATCAGGTCAAGCCAGTGGTGGTGTCCAGAGATGATTTGGAGACAGAGCTGCCTCCACCTCTCCCTCCACCGAGACCTCACTTAAACAACAGCAGACCTTGCATGGAGTTCGAGCTCACCTCCAAAGACCACATGCCTTTGCTTGGAGAGAAGCCACAGTACCAAGATCACAGCGAGGCAGAGAGCACTGGACAGTAAGTAAACCATCTTTTTGTCGGTTTTATCTGTCAAAGAAATCTCACTGACTTGAAATGTAATTAAGACAAAAATAGAGGTATGCATTGGTAATTAATCCAGTAGAATAGattatgtaccggtagttaaaaAACAAcgcacaaaaatgaaatgctgaAATAGTCGAAAAAACCCTGAGACACGGAGGGTTTTGTATGACAGGAAAGGACTTTAAAGTCATTACAAGTTTGTAAACATGGACTCgtcaaaaacattcaatttgcgATTGTTTCTTGATTAATTGATCAGGATACAGAATGTACTACTAATGTACTTGTGTCCAGGTAAGATTTTTCGGACTATAAGCCGCACTTAAAATGCTTTATGCGCTTTGTAATGTCGTGCGCCCTCACGGTGTAAGCGTCTGGTTTGTTGATGACTCATTGCTTCTTTTTCTTGCAGTGTGAAGAAGCGACACCGTGAAGAGAAGATTGCCAGCATCTCACAGAAGGTCCAGCAGATGAAACAGAGACTGAGCGActcggagagaaaaaaagagaagtggCAGTACTGGAGACCCATTCTGCTTAACGTCGGTGCAGGTGCTGCATTGGCTTTTGGTCTGCTGGTGTGCTGGATGTACTCCCAGTGAGCATCTCGCAGTCACTTCGAACTGACTCTTATTTTGCACCAGTACCTGAGATTAGGTACTTCTCAAAGTAGATTTAGAGGGTATTTATTTCTTAAGGTCACAATGCAGGAGTGCTAGATCAAATGACTGTGTATATTTTTAATAGATCTAAACAAAATTAGTTACATCTCAGGATCTTGGTGCCAGCATGAggatttcctttttcttcttgtctCTGAATGTACTGTATCATTTCATGGAAAATATGTATGAAAGGTGCAGTGCAGAAgacaattgtattttatttttttcatttacaatgATCAGATAGGCATACCCCATTCTATGTCACATCTTTACATTTAGAAATTCAAAATGACTGTTCAGGAATTTGATACTCGAGCGTTGGGAGTTAGGTCCCACGCCCCCATCACTCGTTGAATTAATGCATTTAGTGTTTCTGAAAGGCACCACTTGTTCTTCCATTCACATTCAGCGGGGCATCCCAAAATTGATTAAGTGTATATTTTTAGTCGGCTAGACACTTACGAGAGCTGCCTTGCTTCTGATTTTGCttcagaaaaaaacgttttatctTACAGCATATGAGTGAGTATTTAGCTTTCATGTCCTTTGTTTGGATCCGACAAATGGTCGGGTCGTTCACCTCGTGGTGCAGGTATTGTCCCACTGGCTGGGCTCATTTTGTGTCATTACAAGTTATCCCACTGTTTCGCTTTCAGGAAACCAAGGCAATATATTCATTTACTCAATTAATTTGTGTTCTCTGATTGGTGGAATGTAGACTCTGTCGGATCTGTGACACAGCTGACTCCTATTTCTTGTTGCACCTTGGAGTTGCATGTAACCGCATTGGTTTGCAACTAACTGGGACCAAGCTGTATCAGTTGGAAGTGTACAGTGGGTTAAAATTCCTCTGAGCAAATGTAAATGCCTGTTTGTTGTTTGAGGATGTGCCTTCATGTGATTTTAAATGGAACAAATGTGTGCGACCAGGTTTACTGCAATCTCAAGATCTTACTTCACGTGAGCTTTTATCTCACTctccccgcccccttcctcgaaccaaaacaaaaatacaggtGCCCAGGATTTTGTCATTTCTGTCACAAGCACACAGTCTCATTTATATGTCTTCACATTGAACTCATAAACCTTTTTATTCATGGCattccatttgtttttgctttccagattcaatgttttcattttggtcCCACATCTAGCCACAATGACAACATTTGTTGTTtgaacaaaacaacatgaaatACTTCTTAATAAAACAATatcctttttttccaaaacctgGCATTGCATCTGTTATTTTTAAGAGATTTTATGGTATTCATGACAGTGTTCCAACTTCTCTGTTTAGCATTTGCTGTACTGTTGCCGCAATTTCATTCAGTTGCATGAGTTTAATAACTCCTGTCAGACTGGCAATGTTCTCCTCTTGGATTCCAGGAAGGGATTCAGCATTTCTTGAAGTCCTGGCCCGGATTAAGCACCATAGTTTCATATGCTGTTATCTGATGTGCTCGCGGGAGGACTTTTCCTAGTAAATTGTTCAGGAAAAAATGTATATCCATATGAAAACTGGCAAAATTCCGAATGGTAATCATGCCTCCTGGCTACAATACAACAAAGACATCTGGGGGAATAATTttttacatattaaaaaaactaaacaataaTCAAGTCACACAAATTAGCTGCACTTTTAATAATATAAGGTCATGTCATTACAGTATTGCAATTCCACCACGACAGATGAAACTGTAAACATTCAGTTTTACAAACGTCCTTAAACCCGTAAGGCATCTGACTTGACAAATCTTTTGCTATTTTATCCTGTTCAATCATAGCAACTACCAAGATTCGAACAAGCCCAGCAAACAATATAAAAcgagaaaaagggaaaaaaaagaaacatattaAAGTCCAAAACAGTttaattttatccatccatccattttgcaatCCGCTTTACCCTCAAAAGGGCCGTGGTGCGCACAGGAGCCGATcacatctgtcttcgggcagtaggcggggtacaccttgaactggttgccagccattcatcATAAATTACATTTACTTTTAAATATATCGGTAACATCACATAGtaaatttgaaatggaaaatgtgagTAAAGTTAGGAATATCCCTCTTTCTCTCTAGGACATTTGCTGTAGTTTTTGTTAGCCCCAAATCAACCCCGATGTTCATAAACCTGTGATGATCAAAATTTTTGCAAACCCATGATCAGAAATGACAATGACGTCCTTATTACGTCTTCATTAAGAGACGAGGGTCCAGCTCCGATGACTGTTATAAGTCTATAGCTGTGTAAAACACCATCAAACAATATTCATTCCATTAGCTTTTGATTTGCCTTTTGAAATATAACTCCGGTTCCATATGACACATGGCCGAAACGGCAACCGTCACTACAATTGCAGTAGTCCCCATCCATCCCACAGTGTCATTCTGCTACTTGATTGGCTATTTGCTCCAGAAGATGGCTCTCTGTGGGGATCTGTTCTGTTAAATCAGTGCTGAGCTTCCAAACACCAACTGTTCCATTGGTTTTTCCCACTGCAAGGAGGCCGGGGTTTTGACAGTTGAAGGCCAAACAGGTTGCGGCGTGGCCAACGCCTCCTGGGTCAATCGTGGCTGCTGGTCTCAGGGACCTGCGACTCAGATCGAATATTTGCACCTCAcctggtggaaaaaaagagtgCCTTTAGAGGGCGTAACACAAATGAGTACGCGCTTGGCCAAGTAATCATTACATAAGAAAGATTTTCAGAATGCTGACAATGACTAGACTCATCTCGGGTAAAATTCCtctgaatttgaaattttgaatgTAAAATTTTGCTCTGCTAAACCCTCAGTGCTGTTGACTgaatttcttggaaaaaaacaacaattttgcatgtgcagattaaaaaaaatgtcatatgtCATGGCCATCATGTGAGGGAGTATTTTATAACATGAGAtagaaaatattcattctgaaaGGGAATCAAAGGCCACGGCATTGCATATTGAAGAAATAAGTAATGAATAGATTTAAGTTTTACTCATAAATATCAGGCAATTAGGTATCACTGGTACATCAGTCCACTTAGAATTggttgattgaagactctaaatagCCTATAGGAGTGATGTGCTGTAAATGTAAATGgttgtgtgaatgtttgtgcgtgtgtgtgtgtgtgtgtgtgtgtgtttgtgcgtgtgtgtctgtgttaacCTACTGCATTAGAGTAGCCTTTTATTTAAAACTAATTATTAATGATCACCGTGAGATTTCCAATACTTGTGATACTGTACCTTGTCCAGTGGCTGCAGCAAAAAGCAGCGGCCTGGTTGGAGACCACTGCACTTTAAAAACATAAGTGTCTGACACTCGTATTGAGCGCAGTGGGTTGGTCTGTAGCAGAGAATGGAGGTGAGCCAGACCATCAGTTCCTGCACTCAAAAACAGGTTCCTAAAGAAAACACATCGGTCACACATGAGTCACCGGTTGTATTTAGACATTGATTTAGTCACTGATACGACCTTAAACCTGTACCTGTGAAAAGGTGAGCAGTGTATGGAGTGGACAGGGCCGCTGCCAGGCCGAAAAGAGAAGACGGCTGGGGCTCTCAGTGGCACGCTGAGACATTCAGACGGGACCGCTGCTGGTGTCTGTGAGGAGAGGGAGCATCTCAGTAGTAGGCCACCCTCGGAGCCTACTAAAAATGTGTCTGGGTCCCATGGAGACAGATCCAAGGAGGTGACACCCACAGGGCTGGTGCCTTGACCctaaaaacaaattacaatCCCGTACAACACACATGATGTCTGTTTATTGAacagatcattttaaaaaaacaagaactgcTATTGACCCATTAAGGACAAAACCggactgggggtgggggtcgggtggggtggggatgggggatGATATAAGAAATAagaagtacagtgaaactcctctacaacgaaacctacatgggcaaaaataccccctagtgtgaaaaaatattaatgcattaacaccattcccactttcctgccccccattacaatggaaacaaaaccctgttgcgttatatgaaatatttttctctgctcttgcctcgggaagagattcactacaatgaagtctaatccaacagcgacctctactgcttcgttcggaaacagcaaccaacacactggtttacacatgcgcagtagtccaggaagtatttgtgattgttagtttcagacgcagtaAGAACGTTGCATAGCTAAAattgctacaaaacggacctttggatgtcaagcagcttagacaagaagagctctgacgctggaagagagagtaaaagtgatcaaaatgaaagacggaggaaacaaaataaaagacattatccaagaaattgatgcaagtgaaagtgaatgccgatggtaaattttgcaatttctttcccttttttctttctacactaactatatgaagtgtcaaataagtgtttgctcatacttatgcactattggaataaaaatagagtacacatacgttggTATatgcgtgtacacatacgtttgtgtgtgtgtgtgtttacatctgagatcaaatttgctatagtgaaaaaccccctgttgtgataAATttattgctgcaaacatgatttcgttgtagaggagtttcactgtaagtAGTATCTCGTTGTCAGGCAATGAACTTTTTGGTAGTTGCTTTGAAATAACTGTCAGTGTTCTTCTGTCTTGGAACAGTGAGCCTTACCTTGAAACTGATGTTCTTGGAAAGAACTTGCTGTTGCACGAGGGCAAAGGCCACTTTCAGGACACATTTTCCTTGCTCCGCGCTCACTGTCCATAGCAGAATCCTCCCTCCAGAGCATGCACTCAGAACACCAAACTCTCCTTTATTCTGCAGGGGCACCCAGGTAACCTATGGGAATGtgtacatacaaacacacagccATGTTATGATGTCCTTATCATTCACCTATCCAGCAATAATAAAGTACCATAGTTGGACTAGATCTTCTCGGTTACAGGTAATATGAATCCTGTGTCCTTCTGGTCTTTTACACACATTTTAATGAGATTGCGccaataagaaagaaaaaaaaactcaaatgaagcCCAAACGAATACATTACATCTAACTTCGCAACAAAGCTAATTTCAGGCACATAAAAtttgatgttgtcattgatggtGAGCAGCCATTTCATTCCCTTCCATTAACCATGTGACAGACCAGTCAGGGTGAATGATGGTTTGTGTACTCGgtgcaattgttttgtttgagtCCTTTGTTCAATAACCAAAAGTCATGACTCatgcaaaatactgtatgtatgccacAGTTTCTAATAGAACCTTTTCAAGAGAAAATGATTCAATCAGTTGAACGTTCTTAAAAGTTACACAATTGTGGGATTGGAAAATTCtcggaaaataaaatgaaataaattgaacccctgctgtagagtagatttttgatttttttttttcaattgatttttATAGTACTGGGTTCATGCAGGTCAGAATTAGGAGTTGTGCATCTCGAGTGGAGCACTGACGTCTGCTGGATGAAGATAGAGGGTAAATACGGGCAAGAAGATAAGGCAGACAAGTTCACCTATGAAGCAGCAGTAATATTTGAAACTTGTGGAGCAGAGAATGTATGCCTGCGAGTAATTTGTATGgacttttttgtatgtgttgctgctgtgtgtgtgtcaatgtggCAGTTATTCAAAGATTTAGAATTACCTTTACTTCTATCTATGCCTGCAGATGGCATATCGCATGAATCTAGTGGACTTTCATTCAGCAAAATGATATGGTTTAGTCCAGCTGTTTGGTGTTGAACTATAGATCGTTCAATTGTCTTTTGCTTCATGTGTCAGTTTCATAGTAAACTGCAACAGATAGTAAAAAATAAACGCTTGGTACAAGCACGTTGTAcctcttaaaactcattcagtaccagccaattctggaccaagtctgaaaagacgtttaaaaacgtctttgggagtgaatgagttaatttggaATTAACAGTGCCAACCTGAGAATCTTATATTCGGATCTTCAAAGTGAAGCTATACGATAGTCTCCCCATTTGTCGACAGCGTGAGAGGGAGAACAGGTGCCAAGGAATGCTTTAAAAAGTGTATTTCAATAACTTTAGGTGTACTTTAATAAGTTTAAACGTGGGAAGGTTGAAACAACAGCATTCCAAAGGTTTTTATCTGATCTTTCGATATTGCGGCTTTTCACCCGTGGCTGATGGGTCTGGCACATTGCCCCGCATGAAAACCGGGGCTTGACTTCACTGTAGTGTGTGCATGAATAAACTGGTAAAAATGGAATCTCATAGGAATTTATTATTGAAATGTTTAATGAAACATACACTCTGTGCCACTTCCGCTTTCCACCCCTTTATCACGCTACAAAAGGGAAAAAGTTAACATCACTAGTCGGTTTGTAAGTCCTGAGGTCTCTCTCACCTGACAAACGGGCTCTCTGTGGCTATCTGCAGACATGCCAGTTTGAGCCACTACTGGATCTGTTGACTGGCTGGTGTCCCAGACGATCACTTCCCCACTGTATAAACCACCTGCAGCCACAGCATCACAGACAAGCGAATGACATGTCTGTCAAATCATGATAATGTAACATGTCGCAAAAAAGAACAGTCCGGGTCATATACCTGTCATTAGAGCGGGGTGCTTGGGGTGACAACACAGAGCTGTCACTGGAGTAGGAACATCGATGACCAGATCAGCTTGTTTGGGGTTCAGACCTCCATGATCTATGTTCCATGTGCAAATATATGACTTATCATTGCTCCAATCGCCTTCTGCCATCCTGCCAATCACACAGGCAAATTGCCTTCCTCAGCGAGTGAATTAGACATGCTTGATAGAAGCTCACTCACTGCAGGAGAGCTTGTTCAAACAGGGTTGTGTTTCGCAGAACAGTAGGGGATGTCGAGCTTTGAGTGATTCCTAATAATATAATGGGATGCAACATACCGGCCAT from the Hippocampus zosterae strain Florida chromosome 5, ASM2543408v3, whole genome shotgun sequence genome contains:
- the dync2i2 gene encoding WD repeat-containing protein 34 isoform X2, with translation MFTDEAQVSVSIQSSWRKSQQSSQESRGCQTRAIHSTETGVQTCSSVVSSTQTELQDHVTTQFLQDPHNMLHLPGLNDFLRQIEAPVIRELVRNAKSHAFDGFQVNWEEHNQMVLCLHQLQHPRALEQDLHVTSVSWSCTGAVIACAYGRMAEGDWSNDKSYICTWNIDHGGLNPKQADLVIDVPTPVTALCCHPKHPALMTGGLYSGEVIVWDTSQSTDPVVAQTGMSADSHREPVCQVTWVPLQNKGEFGVLSACSGGRILLWTVSAEQGKCVLKVAFALVQQQVLSKNISFKTPAAVPSECLSVPLRAPAVFSFRPGSGPVHSIHCSPFHRNLFLSAGTDGLAHLHSLLQTNPLRSIRVSDTYVFKVQWSPTRPLLFAAATGQGEVQIFDLSRRSLRPAATIDPGGVGHAATCLAFNCQNPGLLAVGKTNGTVGVWKLSTDLTEQIPTESHLLEQIANQVAE
- the dync2i2 gene encoding WD repeat-containing protein 34 isoform X1; its protein translation is MFTDEAQVSVSIQSSWRKSQQSSQESRGCQTRAIHSTETGVQTCSSVVSSTQTELQDHVTTQFLQDPHNMLHLPGLNDFLRQIEAPVIRELVRNAKSHAFDGFQVNWEEHNQMVLCLHQLQHPRALEQDLHVTSVSWSCTGAVIACAYGRMAEGDWSNDKSYICTWNIDHGGLNPKQADLVIDVPTPVTALCCHPKHPALMTGGLYSGEVIVWDTSQSTDPVVAQTGMSADSHREPVCQVTWVPLQNKGEFGVLSACSGGRILLWTVSAEQGKCVLKVAFALVQQQVLSKNISFKGQGTSPVGVTSLDLSPWDPDTFLVGSEGGLLLRCSLSSQTPAAVPSECLSVPLRAPAVFSFRPGSGPVHSIHCSPFHRNLFLSAGTDGLAHLHSLLQTNPLRSIRVSDTYVFKVQWSPTRPLLFAAATGQGEVQIFDLSRRSLRPAATIDPGGVGHAATCLAFNCQNPGLLAVGKTNGTVGVWKLSTDLTEQIPTESHLLEQIANQVAE